In Rutidosis leptorrhynchoides isolate AG116_Rl617_1_P2 chromosome 2, CSIRO_AGI_Rlap_v1, whole genome shotgun sequence, one genomic interval encodes:
- the LOC139888203 gene encoding uncharacterized mitochondrial protein AtMg00810-like, whose product MYVVQHICLFIHDPREPQLAVLRRILRYVQGTLDLGLQLYASPTTSLVAYSDADGVGCPSTHRSTSGYRVFLGTNLLSWPSKQQHTLSRTSIETEYRCVANVVAETCWIRNLLRELHCRIFIATVVYCDNVSAVYMSEKSGSVPAHQNTLR is encoded by the coding sequence ATGTATGTTGTGCAGCATATATGTTTGTTCATACATGATCCTCGGGAGCCTCAGCTTGCTGTTCTCAGGAGGATCCTTCGGTATGTTCAAGGCACTCTTGACCTTGGCCTTCAGTTGTACGCTTCTCCCACCACCTCATTGGTTGCCTACTCAGATGCAGATGGCGTAGGTTGTCCCTCCACTCATCGATCAACTTCTGGGTACCGTGTGTTTCTAGGCACTAATCTGTTATCATGGCCCTCTAAGCAACAACACACTCTGTCTCGAACCAGTATTGAAACCGAGTACCGTTGTGTTGCCAATGTTGTTGCAGAGACATGTTGGATTCGTAATCTTCTTCGTGAGCTTCACTGCCGTATTTTCATCGCTACAGTTGTCTACTGTGATAATGTTAGTGCAGTTTACATGTCCGAAAAATCCGGTTCAGTACCAGCGCACCAAAACACATTGAGATAG